One Alkalicoccus halolimnae DNA segment encodes these proteins:
- the nrdR gene encoding transcriptional regulator NrdR: MKCPHCEHNGTRVLDSRPSDEGRAIRRRRECESCGYRYTTFERVEKTPLIVVKKDGNREEFSREKLLRGLVRACEKRPVPLESLEKLTTEVEKEMRNRGQSEISSNDIGEYVMQHLADIDDVAYVRFASVYRQFKDINVFVDELKELINRENRD; this comes from the coding sequence ATGAAGTGTCCCCATTGCGAACATAATGGAACGAGAGTGCTTGATTCCCGTCCAAGTGATGAAGGCCGGGCAATCAGACGCCGGCGCGAATGTGAATCCTGTGGATACAGGTATACGACGTTTGAAAGAGTCGAAAAAACTCCGCTTATTGTCGTGAAAAAAGACGGCAACAGGGAGGAATTCAGCAGGGAAAAGCTGCTGCGCGGTCTTGTGCGGGCGTGTGAAAAACGACCGGTACCGCTGGAGAGTCTTGAGAAACTGACAACTGAGGTAGAGAAAGAAATGCGGAACAGAGGACAGTCGGAAATCAGCAGCAACGATATCGGTGAATACGTAATGCAGCATCTGGCTGATATTGATGACGTTGCTTACGTGCGTTTCGCTTCTGTTTACCGGCAGTTCAAAGATATTAATGTATTTGTAGATGAATTAAAAGAACTGATCAACCGGGAAAACCGGGATTGA
- a CDS encoding DUF1499 domain-containing protein yields the protein MGLKQNLKKIFSTRTETSEDNEDKTLQTHYYKAMKDKVIDELHAMFSKKQGYEVSSVSDEHGEMIVRINKGKKAFMVITVIMVRPYKTAVDFSVNTDTILFTDFGHSASLIRELYKELNGRLTFVGTGLGSELSR from the coding sequence ATGGGATTAAAACAAAATCTAAAAAAAATATTCAGTACACGGACAGAAACGAGCGAAGATAACGAAGACAAAACACTTCAGACGCATTACTATAAAGCAATGAAAGATAAAGTGATCGATGAGCTGCATGCAATGTTTTCCAAAAAACAGGGTTATGAAGTCAGCTCAGTTTCTGATGAGCACGGAGAAATGATTGTCCGTATCAACAAAGGTAAAAAAGCTTTTATGGTTATAACCGTCATTATGGTCCGCCCGTATAAAACGGCAGTTGATTTTTCTGTAAACACGGATACTATCCTTTTTACAGATTTCGGTCATAGTGCAAGTCTGATAAGGGAATTATATAAAGAATTAAACGGAAGGCTTACTTTTGTCGGGACGGGTCTCGGCAGCGAACTGAGCCGCTAG
- the speD gene encoding adenosylmethionine decarboxylase → MDTMGRHVIAELWQCNIDRLNDVTFIERTFVNAALEAGAEVREVAFHKFAPQGVSGVVIISESHLTIHSFPEHGYASIDVYTCGDIIDPNVASDYIARELGAGKSEVVEVPRGIGPIEVTPLKTEETYTK, encoded by the coding sequence ATGGATACAATGGGAAGACACGTCATTGCAGAACTATGGCAGTGCAATATTGACAGATTAAACGATGTTACTTTTATTGAGCGGACCTTTGTAAATGCAGCACTCGAAGCAGGTGCTGAAGTAAGGGAAGTTGCTTTTCATAAATTTGCACCACAGGGAGTAAGCGGGGTAGTGATTATAAGCGAATCACACCTGACGATTCATAGTTTTCCGGAACATGGATATGCAAGTATTGATGTTTACACGTGTGGAGACATCATTGATCCGAACGTAGCATCTGATTATATTGCCCGTGAACTTGGTGCGGGAAAATCAGAAGTAGTGGAAGTACCCCGGGGCATCGGGCCTATCGAAGTAACACCTTTAAAAACGGAAGAAACGTATACGAAGTGA
- a CDS encoding glyceraldehyde-3-phosphate dehydrogenase encodes MIRVAINGFGRIGRMVFRKAMMDQKVEIAAINASYPAETLAHLVNYDTVHGTFEKRVEASGDQLIVDGKKVEIVHSRDPEQLPWKELGIDVVLEATGKFRERHEAEKHIKAGAKKVIITAPGKNEDVTIVYGVNEGDYDHKEHDVISNASCTTNCLAPVVKVLNEELGIESGMMTTVHSFTGDQNNIDNPHKDLRRARACGQSIIPTTTGAAKAISSVLPEMEGKLHGLALRVPTPNVSLVDLVIDVKRETSVTEVNDILKRAGMNEMQGIIGYTDDPLVSIDFNGDDRSAIIDGDSTMVINGKQVKVLAWYDNEWGYSCRLLDLVYHVGSYLHADRSTFAS; translated from the coding sequence ATGATACGAGTAGCGATTAATGGGTTCGGGAGAATTGGGCGGATGGTTTTTCGTAAGGCGATGATGGATCAAAAAGTAGAGATAGCAGCGATAAATGCCAGCTATCCGGCGGAGACGCTTGCCCATCTGGTTAACTATGATACGGTCCATGGTACATTTGAAAAAAGGGTGGAAGCCTCAGGGGACCAGCTTATAGTTGACGGCAAGAAAGTGGAAATTGTTCATTCCCGGGACCCGGAGCAGCTTCCCTGGAAAGAGCTTGGAATCGATGTTGTGCTGGAAGCGACAGGGAAGTTCCGTGAAAGGCATGAGGCGGAGAAACATATTAAGGCAGGTGCCAAAAAAGTAATCATAACAGCTCCTGGTAAGAATGAAGATGTGACGATTGTGTATGGAGTAAATGAAGGTGATTATGATCATAAAGAGCATGATGTTATATCCAATGCTTCATGTACGACGAACTGTCTCGCTCCGGTTGTGAAAGTACTGAACGAAGAGCTTGGTATTGAATCCGGAATGATGACAACCGTCCATTCCTTTACTGGTGACCAGAATAATATTGATAATCCGCACAAAGATCTGCGCCGTGCGCGTGCCTGTGGTCAATCCATTATTCCGACAACTACAGGAGCAGCTAAAGCCATTTCCTCGGTCCTGCCGGAAATGGAAGGGAAACTGCATGGTCTTGCTCTGCGGGTGCCTACTCCGAACGTATCCCTGGTGGACCTGGTAATTGATGTTAAGCGTGAAACGAGCGTAACGGAAGTTAATGACATTCTAAAAAGAGCTGGTATGAACGAGATGCAGGGCATAATCGGCTACACAGATGATCCTCTCGTTTCTATTGATTTTAACGGGGATGACCGTTCTGCGATTATTGATGGGGATTCGACGATGGTTATTAACGGGAAACAGGTGAAAGTTCTGGCCTGGTACGATAATGAGTGGGGCTACTCCTGCCGTCTCCTCGATCTGGTTTACCACGTAGGAAGCTACCTGCACGCGGACCGCAGCACATTTGCTTCCTGA
- the coaE gene encoding dephospho-CoA kinase (Dephospho-CoA kinase (CoaE) performs the final step in coenzyme A biosynthesis.), whose translation MKLGLTGSIATGKSTVTGMFRDRGYPVIDADIISREVVEPGKPALEEIVEYFGKSVLYEDGTLNRKKLGDIVFEHPEEREKLNSIVHPAVRLEMKSRAEEAEREGEKLIVLDIPLLIENDLYYLIDEVLVVYVPEEVQKQRLMERNGYSEEEASRRISSQLSIEKKRKEADFLIDNSGTLDDTERQVEELIEKLTNS comes from the coding sequence ATGAAATTAGGACTGACCGGCAGTATTGCTACAGGAAAAAGTACAGTTACAGGAATGTTCAGGGACCGCGGCTATCCGGTAATTGATGCAGACATTATTTCCAGAGAAGTAGTAGAACCGGGTAAGCCGGCTCTGGAAGAAATTGTAGAGTATTTCGGTAAATCTGTTCTGTACGAAGACGGGACACTGAACCGGAAAAAACTCGGTGATATCGTGTTTGAACATCCGGAAGAAAGAGAAAAGCTGAACAGCATTGTACATCCTGCAGTTCGCCTTGAAATGAAGAGCCGTGCAGAAGAAGCGGAGAGGGAAGGGGAAAAACTCATCGTTCTCGATATCCCGCTTCTTATTGAAAACGATCTCTATTATTTAATCGATGAAGTTCTCGTTGTTTATGTTCCGGAAGAGGTGCAGAAACAGCGTTTAATGGAGCGGAATGGGTATTCGGAGGAAGAAGCTTCCCGACGGATCTCTTCCCAGCTTTCTATAGAGAAGAAAAGGAAAGAAGCGGATTTCTTAATTGATAACTCCGGAACGCTTGATGATACGGAGCGTCAGGTTGAAGAGCTTATCGAAAAACTAACAAACTCATAG
- the mutM gene encoding DNA-formamidopyrimidine glycosylase translates to MPELPEVETVKRTLSELIVGKTIQDVVITLPRIIQRPDDIEEFRHTLTGQTFEGVERRGKFLRLILEDDVIVSHLRMEGRYGMFEKGAPVDKHTHVRFVFTDKTELRYTDVRQFGTMHIFLKGTEFNHLPLRQLGPEPLDDAFTVKVLQSKLSSIRAVKTQLLDQTKIVGLGNIYVDEVLFRAGVHPEKPAHTITQEEAEAIHDSVVVILQEAVDAGGSSVKSYVNGQGEMGLFQQQLNVYGRKNEPCYTCGSIITRSIVGGRGTHICPSCQPAERKVHV, encoded by the coding sequence ATGCCGGAGCTTCCGGAAGTAGAAACAGTAAAACGCACCCTGTCGGAATTGATTGTCGGTAAAACGATTCAAGATGTCGTGATTACTCTGCCGCGCATCATCCAGCGTCCGGATGATATCGAAGAGTTTCGTCATACGCTTACGGGCCAGACGTTTGAAGGAGTGGAAAGAAGAGGCAAATTCCTGCGGCTGATCCTGGAGGATGATGTGATAGTCTCCCACCTGCGGATGGAAGGACGCTACGGTATGTTTGAAAAAGGAGCGCCGGTAGATAAGCATACACATGTACGCTTTGTGTTTACAGACAAAACAGAGCTTCGTTATACCGATGTAAGGCAGTTTGGGACGATGCATATTTTCTTGAAAGGGACTGAATTTAATCATCTTCCGCTGCGCCAGCTTGGCCCGGAACCGTTGGATGATGCTTTTACGGTTAAAGTCCTGCAGTCGAAACTCTCTTCAATCCGGGCAGTCAAAACACAGCTGCTTGATCAGACAAAAATTGTCGGGCTCGGTAATATTTACGTAGACGAAGTTTTATTCCGGGCAGGAGTCCATCCTGAAAAACCCGCCCATACGATTACTCAGGAGGAAGCGGAAGCTATACATGACTCTGTGGTCGTTATCCTTCAGGAAGCGGTGGATGCAGGTGGATCATCTGTTAAATCCTACGTGAACGGACAGGGGGAAATGGGACTGTTTCAGCAGCAGCTGAACGTTTACGGAAGGAAAAATGAACCCTGCTATACGTGCGGCAGTATCATTACCCGTTCTATTGTGGGGGGCAGAGGCACGCATATCTGTCCTTCATGTCAACCAGCAGAAAGGAAGGTGCATGTATGA
- the polA gene encoding DNA polymerase I produces MADKLVLVDGNSVAYRAFFALPLLNNEKGVYTNAVYGFTTMLLKILEEEEPAHMLIAFDAGKTTFRHETYKEYKGTRQKTPPELAEQLPLMRDLVKAFNIAYEEVENYEADDIIGTLAKRAEKEGWETKIFTGDKDLLQLVDEKIHVALLRKGITNVDTYDLKQLQEKYGLKPSQIIDMKGLMGDSSDNIPGVPGIGEKTALKLLAAHDTLEGVYENIESVSGKKMKEKLVENEQQAVMSKKLATILTEVPLKMTLEDLSLGERNTPALLELFRDLEFSSLIDRIDPDGGAAGEEQLEDVEVQVIDDLDPSMLATPSALVIESLEENYHNATIVGGALANETGVYFLSPEVLAKSSTFKEWAKDESQEKIVFNAKRAVVGLAWQDIPLEGVIFDGQMASYLIDPGAASHEMADIAKRKKGMQVQRDETVYGKGKKMHVPEEAVLAQHVGRKAAAVLELKPDLEKELQENEQLELLTELEMPLSIILGRMERHGVAIDKEELEKIGEGLTERLQEIETKIHDMAGTVFNINSPKQLGEILFEKMDLPPLKKTKTGYSTSADVLEKLQDQHEIIPEILLYRQLSKLNSTYIEGLIKAIHNKTGKIHTMFNQALTQTGRLSSTEPNLQNIPIRLEEGRRIRHAFVPSKDNSYILAADYSQIELRVLAHISGDENLIEAFRHGMDIHTKTAMDVFEVEEAKVTSAMRRTAKAVNFGIVYGISDYGLSQSLGITRKQAQSFIDKYLESYPGVSEYMDSSIEEAREKGYVTTMMNRRRYLPEITSRNFNLRSFAERTAMNTPIQGSAADIIKKAMVDMDKAMDKEKTKAVMLLQVHDELIFEVPENEVESFSEVVKKVMESAIEIDVPLIADVDYGKTWYDAK; encoded by the coding sequence TTGGCTGATAAATTAGTCCTTGTGGACGGAAACAGTGTCGCTTACCGGGCATTCTTTGCTCTGCCTTTGTTGAACAATGAAAAAGGTGTTTATACAAATGCCGTTTACGGGTTTACAACGATGCTTTTAAAAATATTGGAAGAGGAAGAGCCGGCCCATATGCTTATAGCTTTCGACGCCGGAAAAACAACTTTCCGCCATGAAACGTATAAAGAATATAAAGGAACACGCCAGAAGACACCGCCGGAGCTGGCTGAACAGCTGCCGCTTATGCGTGACCTGGTGAAGGCATTTAATATCGCTTACGAAGAAGTGGAAAATTATGAAGCAGATGATATTATCGGAACGCTGGCGAAACGTGCCGAAAAAGAAGGATGGGAAACAAAAATCTTTACAGGAGATAAGGATCTCCTGCAGCTTGTGGATGAAAAAATTCATGTAGCTCTGCTTCGCAAAGGCATCACGAATGTAGATACATATGACCTGAAACAACTTCAGGAGAAATACGGCTTGAAGCCGTCTCAGATCATCGATATGAAAGGACTGATGGGAGACAGTTCCGATAATATACCCGGTGTGCCGGGCATCGGTGAGAAAACGGCTCTTAAACTGCTGGCCGCCCACGATACGCTCGAAGGGGTCTATGAAAATATAGAATCTGTTTCCGGAAAGAAGATGAAGGAAAAGCTCGTTGAAAATGAACAGCAGGCGGTCATGAGTAAAAAGCTGGCTACGATCCTGACTGAAGTACCGCTTAAGATGACCCTGGAGGACCTTTCCCTGGGAGAAAGAAACACGCCTGCCCTCCTGGAGCTGTTCCGTGATCTGGAGTTTTCTTCGCTTATTGACAGAATTGATCCAGACGGCGGAGCGGCAGGAGAAGAACAGCTGGAAGATGTTGAGGTGCAGGTGATTGACGACCTCGATCCATCGATGCTCGCCACTCCTTCCGCTCTTGTCATTGAATCTCTGGAAGAAAATTATCACAATGCAACGATCGTTGGCGGAGCTCTGGCAAACGAAACCGGAGTGTACTTTCTGAGTCCGGAAGTTCTGGCAAAGAGCAGCACCTTTAAAGAATGGGCAAAAGATGAATCACAGGAGAAAATTGTCTTTAACGCAAAGCGAGCGGTTGTAGGGCTCGCGTGGCAGGATATCCCTCTGGAAGGTGTGATCTTCGACGGACAGATGGCGTCTTATTTAATTGATCCGGGGGCAGCTTCCCACGAAATGGCGGATATTGCCAAACGTAAAAAAGGCATGCAGGTGCAGCGGGATGAAACCGTCTACGGAAAAGGGAAAAAAATGCACGTTCCGGAAGAAGCAGTACTTGCCCAGCATGTAGGACGAAAAGCAGCGGCTGTACTGGAATTGAAGCCGGATCTTGAAAAAGAGCTTCAGGAAAATGAACAGCTGGAACTCTTGACGGAGCTTGAAATGCCCCTGTCGATTATTCTTGGAAGAATGGAGCGTCATGGGGTCGCAATCGATAAAGAGGAACTTGAAAAAATAGGAGAAGGTTTAACAGAAAGACTGCAGGAAATAGAAACGAAGATTCATGATATGGCAGGAACGGTTTTTAATATCAATTCCCCAAAACAGCTCGGAGAAATTTTGTTTGAAAAAATGGATCTTCCTCCTTTGAAGAAAACGAAAACCGGTTATTCAACTTCGGCAGATGTTCTGGAAAAATTACAGGATCAGCATGAAATTATTCCGGAAATACTTCTTTACCGTCAGCTGAGTAAATTGAATTCCACCTATATTGAAGGTCTTATTAAAGCGATTCATAATAAAACTGGAAAAATTCACACGATGTTTAACCAGGCCCTGACGCAGACTGGACGTTTGAGTTCAACAGAACCAAACCTGCAGAATATCCCGATCCGACTGGAAGAAGGCCGCAGAATCAGGCACGCGTTTGTGCCATCGAAAGATAATTCCTATATTCTGGCTGCAGATTATTCTCAGATTGAACTGAGGGTGCTCGCCCACATATCGGGAGACGAAAATTTAATTGAAGCTTTCCGTCATGGCATGGACATTCATACGAAAACGGCAATGGATGTATTTGAGGTCGAGGAAGCAAAAGTCACGTCGGCGATGCGCAGGACCGCTAAAGCGGTCAACTTCGGCATCGTTTACGGGATCAGCGATTACGGTCTTTCCCAGAGTCTCGGCATCACGCGTAAACAGGCACAGAGTTTCATTGACAAATATCTGGAAAGTTATCCCGGAGTAAGTGAATATATGGATTCAAGCATTGAAGAAGCAAGGGAAAAAGGATATGTGACGACGATGATGAACCGGCGCCGCTACCTTCCTGAGATTACGAGCCGGAACTTTAATCTGCGGAGCTTTGCTGAAAGAACTGCAATGAATACCCCGATTCAGGGAAGCGCTGCAGACATTATTAAAAAAGCGATGGTAGATATGGATAAAGCAATGGACAAAGAAAAAACAAAAGCCGTCATGCTGCTGCAGGTTCATGATGAACTTATTTTTGAAGTACCGGAAAATGAGGTTGAATCTTTTTCGGAAGTGGTAAAAAAAGTAATGGAGTCGGCTATAGAAATCGATGTACCTCTTATTGCGGATGTGGATTATGGCAAGACGTGGTACGATGCGAAATAG
- the pnpS gene encoding two-component system histidine kinase PnpS, with the protein MNSYRLRLILPLLLIILLVLASLGTILGPFIQGFYQERMSDRLEKEASVVAYSLAETNFTPEETMNGRVREIADRLDARITIIDLEGGVLAESETDPETMDNHLNRPEIQQAAESGGSSSVVRYSETVNEEMLYYAEPFFLEEEEVGYLRLSLEMSELNEVYQNVWILIFVSFLIAFLIILGFTSKLTNELIKPIEDARRVANELARGNFKARTYEGLQVETGELNRSINVLAENLDQITKTYENQQERLETLIENMGSALLLINSKGDITLMNQSCKDVFEEETDAWLNQVYYNVIKHKKVIKFIQEIFMLEKPLQRQMRWPAGIYMKHFDVHGAPIIGQDEKLKDIVLVFHDITELKKLEQTRKDFVANVSHELKTPVTSLKGFTETLLDGAMHDEDLREKFLTIIAKESERLEVLISDLLELSRIEGEHFNLNWEEVDLAVLTSEVTTMLADKAKEKDMNLYTKTDGNVKVLADSARLKQVLINLINNAIVYTPQGGDIRIRVRGQEENVVIEVSDTGIGITKKEIPRIFERFYRVDRARSRNSGGTGLGLAIVKHLAEAHHAKISVDSKPGKGTTFRLELSRKPFEEKE; encoded by the coding sequence ATGAATAGTTACCGGCTGCGTCTGATTCTGCCTCTGTTACTGATTATACTTCTTGTGCTGGCCAGCCTTGGTACCATCCTGGGACCTTTTATTCAAGGGTTTTATCAGGAGAGAATGAGCGACAGACTCGAAAAAGAAGCTTCTGTCGTTGCCTATTCACTGGCTGAAACAAATTTCACACCTGAGGAAACGATGAATGGCAGAGTTAGAGAAATTGCTGACAGACTCGATGCCAGAATTACGATTATAGATCTGGAGGGTGGAGTGCTTGCAGAAAGTGAAACCGACCCGGAGACGATGGATAACCATTTGAACCGCCCCGAAATTCAGCAGGCAGCAGAAAGTGGAGGGAGTTCTTCTGTAGTCCGCTACAGTGAAACTGTCAACGAGGAAATGCTCTACTATGCGGAACCATTTTTTCTGGAGGAAGAGGAAGTTGGTTACTTGAGGCTCTCCCTGGAGATGAGTGAATTAAACGAGGTATACCAGAATGTCTGGATTCTTATTTTCGTTTCCTTTTTGATTGCCTTTCTTATTATTCTTGGTTTCACTTCGAAACTGACCAATGAATTGATCAAACCAATTGAAGACGCCAGAAGGGTAGCCAACGAACTTGCGAGGGGAAATTTCAAGGCCCGCACGTACGAAGGCCTGCAGGTTGAAACCGGTGAATTAAACCGCTCGATTAATGTTCTGGCAGAAAATCTGGATCAGATAACGAAAACGTATGAAAACCAGCAGGAAAGGCTGGAAACGTTGATTGAAAATATGGGAAGTGCTCTCCTTCTGATTAATTCAAAAGGTGACATTACCCTGATGAACCAGTCCTGCAAAGATGTGTTTGAGGAAGAGACGGATGCATGGCTTAATCAGGTTTATTATAATGTGATCAAACATAAAAAAGTAATCAAGTTCATTCAGGAAATTTTTATGCTTGAAAAACCTCTTCAGAGACAAATGAGATGGCCGGCGGGCATTTATATGAAACACTTTGATGTACACGGGGCTCCCATTATCGGCCAGGACGAAAAATTAAAAGATATCGTTCTCGTTTTTCACGACATTACAGAATTAAAAAAATTGGAGCAGACAAGAAAAGATTTTGTAGCCAATGTTTCGCATGAGCTGAAGACGCCGGTTACTTCTTTAAAAGGATTTACGGAAACGCTTTTAGATGGTGCGATGCATGACGAAGATCTGCGCGAAAAATTTCTCACGATTATTGCAAAGGAATCGGAACGACTGGAAGTATTAATTTCGGACCTCCTGGAGCTTTCGAGAATTGAAGGGGAACATTTCAATTTGAACTGGGAAGAGGTGGATCTCGCGGTGCTGACTTCTGAAGTAACGACAATGCTTGCAGATAAAGCGAAAGAGAAAGATATGAACCTCTATACGAAGACAGATGGAAATGTAAAAGTTCTCGCAGACTCTGCAAGACTGAAACAGGTGCTTATTAACCTTATTAACAATGCGATTGTCTATACACCGCAGGGCGGGGATATTCGTATTCGTGTCCGCGGTCAGGAGGAGAACGTAGTGATTGAAGTTTCCGATACCGGTATAGGGATTACGAAAAAAGAAATCCCGCGTATTTTTGAACGCTTTTACAGAGTGGATAGAGCACGCAGCAGAAATTCCGGAGGGACCGGTCTGGGGCTGGCAATTGTAAAACATCTTGCAGAAGCCCATCATGCAAAAATTTCTGTAGACAGTAAACCCGGGAAGGGCACAACGTTCAGGCTGGAATTGTCCAGAAAACCTTTTGAAGAAAAAGAGTGA
- a CDS encoding response regulator transcription factor, translating to MAQKLLIVDDEESILTLLQFNLEQGGFEVTSAMDGQTALNKALENKYDLIILDLMLPEMDGLEVCKELRQHKIVTPILMLTAKDDEFDKVLGLELGADDYLTKPFSPREVVARVRAILRRSQASEPDPAKKQKMNKLTIGDVDIFPDNYEVYLRGTALELTPKEFELLLYLMSHKGRVLTRDQLLNSVWNYDFVGDTRIVDVHISHLREKIEPSTRKPVYIKTVRGLGYKLEDPAKDE from the coding sequence ATGGCACAGAAACTGCTGATTGTTGACGATGAAGAATCTATACTTACACTGCTGCAATTTAATTTGGAACAGGGAGGATTTGAAGTTACGAGCGCGATGGATGGACAGACTGCCTTAAATAAGGCTCTTGAAAACAAGTATGACCTTATTATATTGGATTTAATGCTTCCAGAAATGGACGGTCTCGAAGTTTGTAAAGAGCTGCGGCAGCACAAAATTGTGACGCCGATTTTAATGCTTACTGCCAAAGACGATGAATTTGATAAGGTGCTGGGACTTGAGCTGGGTGCAGACGACTACTTGACGAAACCATTCAGCCCAAGAGAAGTAGTTGCCCGTGTACGTGCTATTCTGAGGCGTTCCCAGGCAAGTGAACCGGACCCGGCGAAAAAACAGAAGATGAATAAACTAACCATTGGAGACGTTGATATTTTCCCGGATAATTATGAAGTTTATCTTCGGGGAACTGCTCTGGAACTCACTCCGAAAGAATTTGAACTGCTTCTGTACTTAATGTCTCATAAGGGAAGGGTACTGACGAGAGATCAGCTGCTTAACTCTGTCTGGAATTACGACTTTGTAGGAGATACCCGGATTGTGGATGTCCACATCAGTCACCTGAGAGAAAAGATTGAACCGTCTACAAGAAAACCTGTATATATAAAAACGGTCCGGGGGCTTGGGTATAAGCTCGAGGATCCGGCTAAAGATGAATAG
- a CDS encoding MaoC/PaaZ C-terminal domain-containing protein: MFSKRKKIGKTMKEIKIGDEYTCEHTVNDREILLYLGFSDDANPAYIQHDYASRTPYKRPIVPQLMLTGFITSAVSMNLPGPGSVIKEQFIRFEKPMYHYSRLHLKLTVTEVDDTNEEVVIEADGIDEMNDTVLQARMVVFPPHPWKPMTEESVTFENF; encoded by the coding sequence TTGTTTTCCAAGCGGAAAAAAATAGGTAAAACGATGAAAGAGATAAAAATAGGAGACGAATATACGTGTGAACATACGGTAAACGACAGGGAGATTCTGCTTTATCTTGGTTTCAGCGATGATGCGAACCCGGCTTATATTCAACATGATTATGCCTCTCGTACTCCTTATAAAAGGCCGATTGTCCCCCAGCTGATGCTCACGGGCTTTATCACTTCTGCAGTCTCTATGAACCTTCCTGGTCCGGGATCGGTCATTAAAGAACAATTTATTCGTTTTGAAAAACCGATGTATCACTACAGCAGGCTTCATTTGAAACTTACTGTTACGGAGGTCGATGATACGAATGAGGAAGTGGTCATCGAAGCAGACGGCATCGATGAAATGAACGATACTGTGCTTCAGGCCAGGATGGTCGTATTCCCTCCGCATCCGTGGAAGCCTATGACAGAAGAATCGGTCACATTTGAAAATTTTTAA
- the mdh gene encoding malate dehydrogenase, with product MATIKRRKITVVGSGFTGATTALMAAQKELGDVVMVDIPDNEDPTKGKALDMLEASPVQGFDANITGTSDYADTAGSDVVVITAGIPRKPGMSRDDLISTNAGIMRSVTKEIVKHSPDCFIIVLTNPVDAMTYAVFQESGFSKNRVIGQSGVLDTSRFNTFVAQELNVSVEDVQGFVLGGHGDDMVPMLRYSFAGGIPLEKLISKDRLDAIVERTRKGGGEIVNLLGNGSAYYAPAASIVQMVEAILKDKKRILPTIAYLEGEYGYSDMYLGVPTVIGGDGLEKVLEIDLTDDERKELDKSAESVKKVMQAL from the coding sequence ATGGCAACAATTAAACGTAGAAAGATCACAGTTGTAGGAAGCGGCTTTACCGGCGCTACGACAGCACTTATGGCTGCACAGAAAGAACTTGGCGACGTTGTAATGGTCGACATTCCGGATAACGAAGATCCTACGAAAGGAAAAGCACTCGATATGCTCGAGGCTTCTCCGGTTCAAGGTTTTGATGCCAATATTACCGGGACATCCGATTATGCTGATACAGCAGGATCAGATGTAGTTGTGATTACAGCTGGAATACCAAGAAAGCCCGGAATGAGCCGGGATGACCTGATCAGCACGAACGCAGGAATTATGCGCAGTGTAACGAAGGAAATCGTCAAACATTCACCTGACTGCTTTATCATCGTATTAACTAATCCGGTGGATGCGATGACCTATGCTGTTTTTCAGGAATCCGGCTTTTCCAAAAATCGTGTTATCGGCCAGTCAGGAGTCCTGGATACGTCACGCTTCAATACGTTTGTCGCTCAGGAGCTTAATGTTTCTGTAGAAGACGTACAGGGATTCGTACTCGGCGGACACGGAGATGATATGGTTCCTATGCTCCGATACAGTTTCGCCGGCGGTATCCCGCTTGAAAAGCTTATTTCAAAAGATCGTCTCGACGCCATTGTCGAACGCACACGAAAAGGCGGTGGTGAAATCGTCAACCTTCTTGGTAATGGCAGTGCGTATTATGCTCCCGCTGCTTCCATTGTGCAGATGGTAGAAGCCATCTTGAAGGACAAAAAGCGTATCCTGCCGACAATTGCCTATCTTGAAGGCGAATACGGCTACAGTGATATGTACCTTGGAGTTCCGACTGTTATCGGCGGAGACGGGCTTGAAAAAGTACTTGAAATCGACCTGACAGATGATGAACGAAAAGAACTTGATAAATCTGCAGAGTCAGTGAAGAAAGTTATGCAGGCTCTATAG